A region of Polyangiaceae bacterium DNA encodes the following proteins:
- a CDS encoding 2-isopropylmalate synthase, with amino-acid sequence MSAQPELRSDELIYDWNEVGRKGRLIPKDVTFFDETLRDGLQNPSVQDPNIEQKLKLIHLMSKIGIHVADIGLPGSSERAFKDVLRMCREITDNRLPLGVACAGRTVVADITPMIEISQRAGIPVEVYCFIGSSPIRQFAEEWDLDMIVKRSADAIDVAVKAGLSVAYVTEDTTRSRPEMLATLFKMAIDHGAARLCLCDTVGHATPDGVANLISFTKSIVAGSGAKVGIDWHGHNDRGLALENALWALEFGADRVHGTALGIGERVGNAAMELILLNLKLLGLLDHQDLTHMLDYCNTAAQAVGWDIPINYPLVGRDAFRTATGVHAAAIIKAQSKGDAWLADRIYSGVPAGMFGRKQEICVGYMSGASNVNHWLRERRIEPSKDLVEAIMQRAKASSHILKDEEIMAVIEQVRGR; translated from the coding sequence ATGAGCGCCCAGCCCGAACTCCGCTCCGACGAGCTCATCTACGACTGGAACGAAGTTGGCCGAAAAGGCCGACTCATCCCGAAAGACGTGACGTTTTTCGACGAAACGTTGCGCGATGGCTTGCAAAATCCATCCGTTCAGGATCCGAACATCGAGCAAAAGCTGAAGCTCATCCACTTGATGTCGAAGATCGGCATCCACGTGGCCGACATTGGTCTCCCGGGGAGCTCCGAACGAGCCTTCAAAGACGTCTTGCGGATGTGCCGGGAGATCACCGACAACCGCTTGCCTCTGGGCGTCGCGTGTGCTGGGCGCACGGTGGTCGCGGACATCACGCCCATGATCGAGATCTCGCAGCGGGCAGGGATTCCGGTCGAGGTGTACTGCTTCATCGGCTCGAGTCCGATTCGGCAATTCGCCGAAGAGTGGGACCTCGACATGATCGTCAAGCGCAGCGCCGATGCGATCGACGTGGCGGTGAAGGCGGGGCTCTCGGTCGCATACGTCACGGAAGACACGACGCGTTCACGGCCGGAGATGCTCGCGACACTCTTCAAGATGGCGATTGATCATGGCGCTGCGAGGCTGTGTTTGTGCGACACGGTGGGTCACGCGACGCCGGATGGTGTGGCGAACTTGATCTCGTTCACGAAGTCGATCGTGGCGGGCTCTGGAGCGAAGGTCGGCATCGACTGGCACGGGCACAACGATCGCGGTTTGGCGCTCGAAAACGCCTTGTGGGCGCTCGAGTTTGGCGCGGACCGAGTGCACGGAACGGCGCTGGGCATCGGCGAGCGCGTTGGCAACGCGGCGATGGAGCTGATTCTTTTGAACCTGAAGCTTTTGGGGCTCTTGGATCATCAGGATCTCACGCACATGCTCGACTACTGCAACACGGCGGCGCAGGCTGTCGGGTGGGACATTCCCATCAACTATCCGCTCGTGGGTCGAGATGCGTTTCGCACGGCGACCGGTGTGCATGCTGCGGCGATCATCAAGGCGCAGAGCAAGGGCGATGCGTGGCTGGCCGATCGGATCTACTCGGGCGTACCGGCGGGCATGTTTGGACGGAAGCAAGAGATCTGCGTGGGCTACATGTCGGGCGCTTCGAACGTGAATCATTGGCTGCGCGAGCGGCGCATCGAACCGTCGAAGGACTTGGTCGAAGCGATCATGCAGCGGGCGAAAGCGTCGAGTCACATCTTGAAGGACGAAGAGATCATGGCGGTGATCGAGCAGGTACGGGGAAGGTAA
- a CDS encoding carboxypeptidase regulatory-like domain-containing protein translates to MTAPRSDRFARWVALFGALVALLQVIGLYDTRLSPLLFAPTGSVLPAFFAERDATVRAFVVDEHDKPLPNALVRLFSVRSGISYFAGEARTNDEGVALLENMPRGESWLLAYADGRVRASKRVMLGSGERPLRLVLEPAQALDVVVVDEAEQPFVGAEVSVSGSDPLPYVAKTGSDGRARVDRLAGGPFSVRVVARGYDDVVRTGVIVGAVPLRIKLEKLGAFEVKVVQAQDGAEVPYARVFCGGGGLWPAKEVVADAHGMAKIAGLRSGAYSLKAELGDRVSATELGLSIERAQTTKVTLIVDLGRRIAVTVTDGDAEDARRIPNANVVLAEEGLSPFPIFGRTDEQGVVVLGPVPPNDMMVSASADGFVPTSAVIVEADVTEVRVPLVRGGVIIGEVVDDRGFPVGGASVEVIGTDTEGMPIAVTRAMTAFREDHFDASLPASMPLIPAGELGVMLGPIPDLPHEEGAVSVQGPEYDPWVTNSDGVFRAEPIPPGRVQVIVRHPDYVEAVSEMVTLRSGGEAHVRVVLRQGGYLEGRVFDADRRPVAGARVELAATTGSLERVTYADDSGMFVFPAVPNEVLVSVARPDSPSDVVARVVVDIPDRERKEIEIVLPKERDSITVHVSDDRGYALDRVEVRAVSLDPAVPLRRTFFTDDDGEVEVPDAAGLPLRFSLHRPGKSPRVEEADPAPSEISFELAEGIVGHGKVTGREGRDRVGDAEVVLYTPQGVRRAVANADGDFEVPDLAPGRVRIVASHSSWATEEKVVDVKPDSQRRADLGAIDLSQAGAVEGTVVDPNEEPIAGARVGFGMVPTYLPLGPLPPGITSTDKEGRFILKNVPEGDAVIEAYSLEMGRAAVDVKVRAGDTTSRVVITLPGEGGAKKDAKGAGSVAMTLGERSDKGGKAVVVVMVPPNGEAEIAGIEPGERLLAVSGHEVRSIEAARKRLSGPLSEDVVVTVVADEEGAKPRRLRVRRERVRR, encoded by the coding sequence GTGACGGCTCCTCGCTCAGACCGCTTCGCTCGGTGGGTGGCGCTTTTCGGCGCTCTCGTGGCGCTCTTGCAGGTCATTGGCCTCTACGACACGCGCCTCTCGCCGCTGCTCTTTGCGCCCACAGGATCCGTTCTTCCCGCATTCTTCGCCGAACGAGATGCAACCGTTCGAGCATTCGTCGTCGACGAACACGACAAGCCGCTTCCCAATGCGCTGGTACGGCTGTTCTCCGTGCGATCCGGAATTTCTTACTTCGCAGGAGAAGCCCGCACGAATGATGAAGGTGTGGCGCTTTTGGAAAACATGCCGCGCGGTGAATCGTGGCTCCTTGCCTATGCCGATGGTCGAGTGCGCGCTTCCAAGCGGGTCATGCTCGGCTCGGGCGAACGACCTTTGCGATTGGTGCTGGAACCTGCCCAAGCGCTCGATGTGGTCGTCGTGGACGAGGCTGAACAGCCGTTTGTCGGGGCGGAAGTATCGGTGTCGGGGTCCGATCCATTGCCGTACGTGGCCAAGACGGGATCGGACGGGCGAGCGCGCGTGGATCGTCTCGCGGGCGGGCCATTTTCGGTGCGCGTCGTGGCGCGCGGATACGACGATGTCGTGCGCACGGGTGTGATCGTGGGGGCCGTGCCATTACGCATCAAACTCGAAAAGCTGGGGGCGTTCGAGGTCAAGGTAGTGCAGGCGCAGGACGGCGCCGAAGTGCCGTATGCGCGTGTTTTTTGCGGTGGCGGCGGGCTGTGGCCAGCAAAAGAAGTGGTCGCCGATGCGCACGGTATGGCGAAAATCGCCGGGCTGCGTTCGGGCGCCTATAGCCTGAAGGCCGAGCTTGGTGATCGCGTCAGTGCAACCGAGCTCGGCTTATCCATTGAACGAGCGCAAACGACGAAAGTGACGCTCATCGTGGACCTCGGCAGGCGTATTGCCGTCACCGTGACGGACGGTGATGCCGAAGATGCACGGCGAATACCGAATGCAAACGTCGTATTGGCCGAAGAGGGGCTCAGTCCATTTCCTATTTTCGGTCGAACGGATGAGCAGGGCGTCGTGGTGCTCGGCCCGGTCCCGCCGAATGACATGATGGTTTCTGCATCTGCGGATGGGTTTGTCCCGACGAGTGCCGTGATCGTGGAGGCCGATGTCACCGAAGTGCGTGTGCCGCTCGTGCGAGGTGGGGTCATCATTGGCGAAGTCGTCGATGATCGAGGGTTCCCGGTGGGCGGCGCTTCGGTCGAGGTGATTGGTACGGACACGGAAGGAATGCCGATTGCGGTGACGCGAGCGATGACGGCGTTTCGCGAAGACCATTTCGATGCGTCCTTGCCGGCGTCGATGCCGCTCATTCCGGCCGGTGAGCTTGGCGTGATGCTGGGTCCCATTCCGGATTTGCCGCACGAAGAAGGGGCGGTGAGCGTTCAGGGGCCCGAATACGATCCGTGGGTGACGAACAGCGATGGTGTTTTTCGCGCCGAACCCATTCCACCGGGACGCGTGCAAGTGATCGTCCGGCATCCGGATTATGTGGAGGCCGTGAGCGAAATGGTGACGCTTCGTTCGGGCGGCGAAGCGCATGTGCGCGTGGTGTTGCGACAAGGTGGGTATTTGGAAGGCCGCGTGTTCGATGCGGATCGGCGTCCGGTGGCCGGAGCGCGCGTGGAATTGGCCGCCACCACGGGATCGCTCGAACGGGTGACCTACGCGGACGATTCGGGCATGTTCGTATTTCCGGCCGTACCGAACGAAGTGCTCGTGAGCGTGGCGCGGCCGGATTCGCCGAGTGACGTGGTGGCGCGGGTCGTCGTCGACATACCGGATCGCGAACGCAAAGAGATTGAAATCGTTTTACCCAAAGAACGCGATTCCATTACCGTGCACGTGAGCGATGATCGCGGCTACGCGCTCGACCGCGTGGAAGTGCGCGCCGTGTCGCTCGATCCGGCGGTTCCATTGCGACGAACGTTCTTCACGGACGACGATGGCGAGGTGGAAGTGCCGGATGCGGCGGGTTTGCCCCTGCGATTTTCGCTGCACCGGCCGGGAAAGTCACCGCGCGTCGAAGAGGCGGATCCTGCGCCGTCGGAGATATCGTTCGAATTGGCTGAAGGCATCGTCGGGCATGGCAAGGTGACCGGGCGAGAAGGGCGCGATCGGGTAGGGGACGCGGAGGTCGTATTGTACACGCCACAAGGCGTGCGCCGGGCGGTCGCGAATGCGGACGGGGATTTTGAAGTGCCCGACTTGGCACCGGGTCGCGTGCGTATCGTGGCATCGCATTCATCGTGGGCGACCGAGGAAAAGGTGGTGGACGTAAAGCCCGATTCGCAACGTAGAGCGGACTTGGGTGCGATTGATTTGTCGCAAGCTGGCGCGGTCGAAGGAACGGTCGTCGATCCGAACGAGGAGCCGATTGCCGGAGCACGGGTCGGGTTTGGCATGGTACCGACGTACTTGCCGCTCGGGCCTTTGCCGCCGGGGATTACGTCGACCGATAAGGAGGGGCGTTTCATTTTGAAAAACGTGCCCGAGGGAGATGCGGTCATCGAGGCGTATTCGCTCGAAATGGGGCGAGCTGCGGTGGACGTGAAGGTGCGCGCGGGGGACACGACGTCGCGGGTCGTGATCACGCTGCCGGGCGAGGGCGGGGCGAAAAAGGATGCCAAAGGTGCCGGGAGCGTGGCGATGACGCTGGGCGAGCGTTCGGACAAGGGCGGCAAGGCGGTCGTGGTGGTGATGGTGCCGCCGAATGGCGAGGCGGAAATAGCGGGGATCGAGCCGGGCGAGCGGCTTTTGGCGGTATCGGGGCACGAAGTGCGGTCGATCGAAGCGGCGCGAAAGCGTTTGTCGGGGCCGCTCAGCGAAGACGTCGTGGTGACGGTCGTGGCGGACGAAGAGGGCGCAAAACCGCGTAGGTTACGCGTTCGCCGGGAACGCGTGCGCCGCTGA
- a CDS encoding PAS domain S-box protein — MSLHKLPSNEAGDQESLSNRADEGVMRVRAELEARVHELDAANEQLRLIFENAPNGILTVDSNGIVHMVNAQTERMFGYRADELIGKNIDMLVPMTARHNHEHHRRDFFSNPGARQMGHLRWLEGRRKDGSHITIQVTLTPLPFRHSSQVMAFVTDMTRARQLETERDQIAQKMVETQKLESLGILAGGIAHDFNNLLTGIMATAGMLVDTARNPDELHESANMILASSRRAAELCQQLLAYAGRSKFVFQAQDVSALVETTSKLALTSFVRKGPQITFDLAPNLPLVFMDETQIRQVVMNLVINASEAVDPHGGVIAVRTGRMEVTPEVLHTAIVLENFDCGECVFIEVTDNGCGIKREDVRRIFEPFYSTKFTGRGLGLSAVLGIVRGHRGALTVTSEVERGTTFRVLLPRAAEQKHVTTIAPMPTLAQQSFTGKVLVADDEFAIRNACRRLLTRMGFEVEVVSDGLEGLERFKQNPGEFTLVMLDLTMPRMGGAEAFTEMKRLYPEGRFMLMSGFSVDDAHASVGGHALPDAFLPKPFDHVALTAALAQALG; from the coding sequence ATGAGCCTGCACAAGCTGCCCTCGAACGAAGCGGGGGACCAGGAGAGTTTGTCCAACCGTGCCGACGAAGGGGTCATGCGCGTTCGTGCCGAGCTCGAGGCACGCGTCCATGAGCTCGATGCAGCCAATGAGCAGCTCCGACTGATTTTCGAGAACGCGCCGAATGGTATCTTGACGGTCGACTCCAACGGAATCGTGCACATGGTCAATGCGCAAACCGAGCGGATGTTCGGTTATCGCGCGGACGAGCTCATTGGCAAGAATATCGATATGTTGGTGCCCATGACGGCTCGTCACAATCACGAGCATCATCGGCGAGACTTTTTTTCGAATCCCGGAGCTCGTCAAATGGGGCACCTTCGCTGGCTCGAAGGCCGGCGCAAAGACGGTTCGCACATCACCATTCAAGTGACGCTCACGCCGCTTCCTTTCCGTCACTCGTCGCAAGTCATGGCTTTCGTCACCGACATGACGCGCGCCAGGCAGCTCGAAACGGAGCGCGATCAAATCGCGCAAAAAATGGTGGAAACGCAGAAGCTCGAGAGCCTCGGCATCCTCGCAGGCGGCATTGCGCACGACTTCAACAATCTCCTCACGGGCATCATGGCCACCGCAGGGATGCTGGTCGATACGGCTCGCAATCCGGACGAGCTGCACGAATCGGCCAACATGATCCTCGCATCGAGCCGTCGAGCAGCGGAGTTGTGCCAGCAGCTTTTGGCGTATGCGGGACGCAGCAAGTTCGTATTTCAGGCGCAAGACGTGAGTGCGCTCGTCGAGACGACATCGAAACTGGCCCTCACGTCTTTCGTGCGAAAAGGACCGCAAATCACGTTCGATCTCGCGCCGAATCTACCGCTCGTATTCATGGACGAGACGCAAATTCGGCAGGTCGTCATGAACCTGGTGATCAACGCGTCCGAAGCCGTGGACCCGCATGGCGGGGTCATCGCGGTACGCACGGGTCGAATGGAAGTGACGCCCGAGGTTTTGCACACGGCGATCGTGCTCGAGAATTTCGACTGCGGCGAATGCGTTTTCATCGAGGTGACCGACAATGGCTGCGGGATCAAAAGGGAGGATGTGCGGCGCATTTTCGAACCATTTTACTCGACGAAATTCACCGGTCGGGGGCTCGGGCTTTCTGCCGTTTTGGGGATCGTGCGCGGGCATCGTGGTGCATTGACGGTCACTTCGGAGGTCGAGCGAGGGACGACGTTTCGAGTGCTCTTGCCTCGAGCGGCCGAGCAAAAACACGTCACGACCATCGCGCCAATGCCGACCCTTGCGCAGCAAAGCTTTACCGGGAAAGTGCTCGTCGCGGATGACGAGTTCGCCATTCGCAATGCTTGCCGCCGGCTGCTCACGCGTATGGGATTCGAGGTCGAAGTGGTGAGCGATGGGCTGGAAGGACTCGAGCGATTCAAGCAAAATCCGGGGGAATTTACGTTGGTGATGCTCGATCTCACGATGCCTCGAATGGGTGGGGCCGAAGCCTTCACGGAAATGAAACGGCTCTATCCGGAAGGCCGCTTCATGCTCATGAGCGGGTTTTCCGTGGACGATGCGCACGCGAGCGTGGGAGGTCATGCGCTGCCGGATGCATTTCTTCCAAAACCTTTCGATCACGTCGCGCTGACGGCAGCGCTTGCGCAAGCGCTGGGCTAG
- a CDS encoding acyl-CoA thioesterase, which translates to MRSPLYCEQPRPELATSRMPLTVRFCETDLMGIVHHSNYLVYFEAGRVDWLRRRDVRYEKWVEMDVHLPVVDAKLRYRKAAKFDESLEVETTCADVSVVTVLFKYRILRASDVLCEGETTLACIGQNMRPKRFPKEVMDAFLRGESHPPSGAPAS; encoded by the coding sequence ATGCGCTCTCCCCTCTACTGCGAACAACCTCGACCCGAGCTCGCGACGAGTCGGATGCCGCTGACCGTGCGGTTTTGCGAGACAGACCTGATGGGCATCGTCCATCACTCGAACTACCTCGTGTACTTCGAAGCGGGACGTGTCGACTGGCTGCGCCGTCGCGACGTACGGTACGAAAAGTGGGTCGAGATGGACGTGCACTTGCCCGTCGTCGACGCGAAGTTGCGTTACCGCAAGGCCGCCAAGTTCGACGAATCGTTGGAAGTCGAAACGACGTGCGCGGACGTTTCGGTCGTCACGGTGCTGTTCAAGTACCGGATCTTGCGCGCTTCCGACGTGCTCTGCGAAGGTGAAACGACGCTCGCGTGCATCGGGCAGAACATGCGCCCGAAGCGTTTCCCCAAAGAAGTGATGGATGCGTTCTTGCGCGGCGAGTCTCACCCTCCATCCGGCGCGCCCGCGTCTTGA
- the hpt gene encoding hypoxanthine phosphoribosyltransferase produces MPEANVITMIEADRIASRVRELGEQITRDYAGRTLVLVCVLKGSFLFTADLCRHIDLPLRVEFLGVRSYGEGTKSSGIVQITHDLTRPVEGADLLIVEDIVDTGLTIAHLLELMRTRKPASVKVCSLLHKPARTRITVPIDYLGFTIEDKFVVGYGLDWAERYRNMPFIGVVEST; encoded by the coding sequence ATGCCCGAAGCGAATGTCATCACGATGATCGAAGCGGATCGGATCGCGAGCCGAGTCCGCGAGCTTGGTGAACAAATCACGCGTGATTACGCTGGCCGCACGCTCGTGCTCGTCTGCGTGCTCAAGGGAAGTTTCCTCTTCACCGCCGATCTGTGCCGCCACATCGACTTGCCGCTGCGTGTCGAATTCCTCGGCGTGCGCAGTTACGGCGAAGGCACGAAGTCCAGCGGTATCGTGCAAATCACGCACGACCTCACGCGGCCCGTCGAAGGCGCCGATCTGCTCATCGTCGAGGACATCGTCGACACCGGCCTGACCATTGCGCACTTGCTCGAGCTCATGCGTACGCGCAAGCCCGCGAGCGTGAAGGTGTGCTCGCTCTTGCACAAGCCTGCGCGTACGCGCATCACCGTGCCGATCGACTACTTGGGCTTCACGATCGAGGACAAGTTCGTCGTCGGGTACGGCCTCGACTGGGCCGAGCGATACCGCAACATGCCGTTCATCGGGGTGGTGGAGTCGACATGA
- a CDS encoding tetratricopeptide repeat protein: MSKRLAMLEGMVAKGSTDPFAWYALAMEYSNAGRMDDALSTFTKLRAEAPSYVPMYLICGQMLVKAGRKDDGREWLEAGVVAARAAGNTHALSEIESALGELED; this comes from the coding sequence ATGAGCAAGCGCCTCGCGATGCTCGAGGGCATGGTCGCCAAGGGGTCGACGGATCCATTTGCGTGGTATGCGCTCGCGATGGAATACTCGAATGCGGGTCGCATGGACGACGCATTGTCGACATTTACGAAATTGCGGGCAGAGGCGCCGTCGTACGTGCCGATGTATTTGATATGCGGGCAGATGCTGGTGAAGGCGGGTCGCAAGGACGACGGTCGCGAATGGCTCGAAGCGGGCGTCGTGGCGGCGCGCGCAGCGGGCAATACGCATGCGCTGTCGGAGATTGAATCGGCGCTGGGGGAGCTCGAGGATTGA
- a CDS encoding class I SAM-dependent DNA methyltransferase: protein MQDVSALMTAFVSYVRTLKGDEKGEAQVFCDRLFRAFGHEGYKEAGATLEERVKLADGRTKFADLRWGKRVLIEMKKRGERLGSPRVYNQVYEYWQRLVPNKPQYVVLCNFDDLWIYEFDEQLDEPMDRIKLTDLPSRWPALNFLLLQPKKPLFENNRKEVSDATASKLGEVFRAMVARGETPERAQRFTLQCIVAMFAEDTDLLPRGLFTELVNDCLHGQSSYDLLGGLFRQMNTDRPARGGRYKNVRYFNGGLFGTIDPIDLTPHELSLLARATDENWSRIHPGIFGTLFQATMDEDERHERGAHYTPEVAIFEHVVRPSLIQPWRSRIREASTLKELLALRDGLTKVRVLDPACGSGNFLYVAYRELKRLELELLEKVHERFSAKTRLEVGAKASIQSRQFFGIDTDRFAVELAKVTLMLGKKLALDEAHHALEMAQVELGLDIDQPLPLENLDDNVRCDDALFCAWPKADVIIGNPPFQSKNKMQQELGAHYVQRVRSRYPDVPGRADYCVYWFRRAHDELAPGACAGLVGTNTIRQNYSREGGLDHIVANGGTITEAVSTMVWPGEAVVHVSVVNWTKGLVEGPKKLSWQEGDDHDSPWKEVLLDRIPASLSPLVDVTGAKVLRANAESGTCYQGQTHGHEGFLLSPDEARAFRADKTLRKVIHPYLTGDDLVGRYGSEPSRWVIDLNHCETIIDARQYRAVFERLKRVVLPDIEAAAASEREETGRAKGPRQAHAQRWWRHWRGRGEMLAKLEGITRWIACSRVTKRPIFEFVSSRIHPNDALMVFPFEDDYSFGILQSGIHWEWFKARCSTLKGDWRYTSNTVYDSFPWPQSPSEKQCAAVASAGVALRALRREIAAKHEMSLRAMYASMEDLGKHPLKEAHSVLDAAVRAAYGIGPRKSTLVYLLELNRDCAMKEAKGHAIMAPGLPAGISPKKFVNQDAIEAPRL from the coding sequence ATGCAAGATGTCTCTGCATTGATGACGGCTTTCGTGTCCTATGTCCGCACACTGAAGGGTGACGAGAAAGGCGAAGCACAAGTCTTTTGCGACCGTCTCTTTCGCGCATTTGGACACGAAGGATACAAGGAAGCTGGCGCAACACTCGAAGAGCGGGTGAAGCTTGCGGATGGCCGCACCAAGTTTGCCGATCTGCGGTGGGGCAAACGAGTGCTCATCGAGATGAAAAAGCGGGGTGAGCGACTCGGTAGCCCGCGGGTGTACAACCAAGTATACGAATATTGGCAGCGCTTGGTTCCGAACAAGCCACAATACGTCGTCCTCTGCAATTTTGATGATCTTTGGATTTACGAATTTGATGAGCAGCTTGATGAGCCGATGGATCGCATCAAGTTGACCGACCTTCCGAGTCGATGGCCGGCGCTCAATTTTCTCCTGCTACAGCCCAAGAAGCCGCTTTTCGAGAACAACCGAAAAGAAGTCAGCGACGCGACGGCAAGCAAGCTTGGCGAAGTTTTCCGCGCAATGGTTGCGCGCGGTGAAACGCCGGAGCGGGCTCAGCGCTTTACGCTCCAATGCATCGTCGCGATGTTTGCGGAAGATACGGATCTGCTTCCGCGCGGACTATTCACCGAGCTCGTCAACGATTGCTTGCATGGCCAGAGCTCGTACGATTTGCTGGGTGGGCTCTTTCGGCAGATGAACACGGACCGACCTGCTCGCGGGGGGCGATACAAGAACGTTCGTTATTTCAATGGTGGACTGTTCGGCACGATCGATCCAATCGACCTGACGCCGCATGAATTGTCTCTGCTCGCTCGTGCTACGGACGAGAATTGGTCGCGGATTCATCCCGGCATCTTTGGTACACTTTTTCAGGCAACGATGGATGAGGATGAAAGGCACGAGCGGGGGGCCCATTATACGCCCGAGGTTGCAATTTTCGAGCATGTCGTGCGTCCGAGTTTGATACAGCCGTGGCGTTCGCGCATTCGTGAGGCATCGACATTGAAAGAACTACTCGCATTGCGCGATGGACTTACCAAGGTTCGAGTGCTCGATCCAGCATGCGGTAGCGGCAACTTTCTTTATGTTGCGTATCGAGAATTGAAGCGTTTGGAGCTCGAGCTGTTGGAGAAAGTCCACGAGCGGTTCTCTGCCAAAACGCGACTCGAAGTTGGAGCGAAGGCATCGATTCAATCGCGACAGTTTTTCGGCATCGACACGGATCGTTTCGCGGTCGAGCTTGCAAAAGTCACGCTGATGCTCGGTAAAAAACTGGCGCTCGACGAAGCGCACCATGCACTCGAGATGGCCCAAGTTGAGCTCGGGCTCGATATCGATCAGCCACTTCCGCTCGAGAATCTCGACGACAACGTACGTTGTGACGATGCGCTGTTCTGCGCCTGGCCCAAAGCTGATGTGATCATCGGAAATCCACCGTTTCAATCGAAGAACAAGATGCAGCAAGAACTTGGTGCTCATTATGTACAGCGCGTTCGCAGTCGCTATCCTGACGTACCAGGTCGAGCAGATTACTGCGTGTACTGGTTTCGCCGGGCGCATGACGAACTTGCCCCTGGAGCTTGTGCTGGGCTCGTCGGTACCAATACGATTCGACAAAATTATTCACGAGAAGGCGGCCTCGACCATATCGTTGCAAACGGTGGAACGATTACGGAAGCAGTGTCGACCATGGTATGGCCTGGAGAAGCGGTCGTTCATGTATCTGTCGTCAATTGGACGAAGGGCCTGGTCGAGGGACCGAAGAAGCTTTCATGGCAGGAAGGCGACGATCACGACAGTCCGTGGAAGGAGGTTCTGCTCGATAGAATCCCGGCGTCTCTATCACCACTCGTGGACGTGACGGGCGCAAAAGTTTTGCGTGCAAATGCGGAATCGGGCACGTGTTATCAGGGGCAAACTCACGGACACGAGGGATTTCTGCTATCACCCGATGAAGCACGCGCTTTTCGAGCAGACAAAACATTGCGAAAAGTCATCCATCCTTACCTCACGGGAGACGATCTAGTGGGACGGTATGGTTCGGAGCCCAGTCGCTGGGTGATCGACCTCAACCATTGCGAGACGATTATCGATGCGCGACAATACAGAGCGGTTTTCGAGCGCCTGAAGCGCGTCGTACTGCCAGACATCGAAGCGGCTGCAGCATCCGAGCGTGAGGAAACAGGAAGAGCAAAGGGGCCACGCCAGGCGCACGCGCAACGCTGGTGGCGGCATTGGCGAGGGCGGGGCGAAATGCTAGCCAAACTCGAGGGCATTACGCGCTGGATTGCATGTTCGCGGGTCACGAAACGGCCCATTTTCGAATTCGTATCGAGTCGCATTCATCCCAACGATGCGCTCATGGTGTTCCCGTTCGAGGATGACTACTCTTTCGGTATTCTTCAATCCGGCATTCATTGGGAATGGTTCAAGGCACGCTGTTCGACTCTGAAAGGCGATTGGCGCTACACGTCGAATACGGTTTACGACAGTTTTCCTTGGCCCCAATCACCAAGCGAAAAACAATGTGCCGCAGTAGCAAGTGCCGGAGTCGCCCTCCGCGCACTACGTCGCGAAATCGCTGCCAAGCACGAAATGAGCTTGCGCGCAATGTATGCATCCATGGAGGACCTGGGCAAGCATCCACTGAAGGAGGCACATTCCGTGCTCGATGCTGCTGTGCGCGCCGCATATGGTATTGGGCCACGCAAGAGTACACTTGTGTACTTACTCGAATTGAATCGTGATTGTGCGATGAAAGAAGCCAAAGGGCATGCGATCATGGCGCCGGGCTTGCCCGCAGGGATCTCACCGAAAAAGTTTGTCAACCAGGACGCCATCGAGGCGCCAAGACTGTAG